The bacterium genomic interval GCGTCGGGAGGCTTAAAATTGACACTCTAGGGGCTAAATCTGTATAATGAAGAGCTTTTTCGACGACTAACCTGAGAAAGCTTCCTAAGAGGGGAAACTGCCGTTATGAAATCTTGGACACACGAACAATGTCAGGTTCTGAGTGAATTCATCAAGGACCAGGCAAAAAACTTTGAATATGCATTCTTCACAAAGAGAATAAAGCGCAACCAGATCGTTTATTTGATGGGCGACCCGGCTAGCGAGCTTTATTGGATTCAGAAAGGACGGGTTCGAGTCTCCGTCATCAGTCTGGATGGAAAAGAAAAGACCGTCGAGATGATCCGCCAAAATGGTTTTTTTGGCGAGCTTTGCCTCTGCAATAATGGACGGAGAACAGACCAGGCTATTGCCTTCGAAGAATCCATCGTTGCCTCTATGAAAGCAAGAACCTTCTTCGAGCTGCTCTACAGCAAACCGGAGGTAGTCGGATGCTTCTTAACCTTCTTTTGCTCAAAGATCTCCGAGGCAAAAGAGCAGCTGGAAGTGTTATCTACGAACCATGAATCACAAAAATTTGCCAAACTGCTTTTAAAGCTTGGCAAGCAGAATGGCGATAAGAACGGAAGGCATCGAACCAGCCTTACACTGACTCAGGAGGAACTGGCAAGGCTCCTTGCAACCGATCGACCAGCCGTCACAGCTCTTCTAGGAAGATTTAAACGAGAAGGTCTGATCGACTACAAACGCCA includes:
- a CDS encoding Crp/Fnr family transcriptional regulator — protein: MKSWTHEQCQVLSEFIKDQAKNFEYAFFTKRIKRNQIVYLMGDPASELYWIQKGRVRVSVISLDGKEKTVEMIRQNGFFGELCLCNNGRRTDQAIAFEESIVASMKARTFFELLYSKPEVVGCFLTFFCSKISEAKEQLEVLSTNHESQKFAKLLLKLGKQNGDKNGRHRTSLTLTQEELARLLATDRPAVTALLGRFKREGLIDYKRQQITIDETKLIQFLLQ